The genomic stretch TTTTTTTGTCACGTGAGCTTGCCGTTTCAAGGACAAGCAATCTAGGTAAGCAGGATCATGATAGATTCACGGTTTTTCCAATCAGCCAGCCCACTGTCTATTGCTGAACTGCAGCAACTATTGGGCAAAAAGGCGGTCGCGACAGGGGCACAAGCTTACGTGAGCCATGTAGCAGACTTTTCAGACAATGATCTTGAAGGGGCGGTCATTTTCATCACTGATGCAAAATACCTGTCGGAAAAACCGAAAAGCCTGCCGTCCGTTTGTCTGATTTCTCCGAAAGTTGCAGCTAAAGCTAACCTGAGTACAGACTTGCCGGGTGTAACAATCCTGGAGACGCCTAACCCACGCGCTGATTTTGCAACAATTGCTATTGCGCTACATAAAAGCATCGCTGAGGAAGTTGGTTATGGTGATCGCAAGGATGCGATTATCGATGATAGCGCTAACATTGACCCAAGTGTGATCATCGGGGCAGGGGCAAACATTGCCGCAGATGTCACGATTTGCGCAAACAGCGTGATTGGTCCGGGCGTGAGTATCGGGCCGGGTTCGATCATCGGGGCTAATGTTTCTATCACGCACGCCCGGCTTGGATCGCATACACGCATTTCCAGCGGTGCGAGAATAGGTGAAGCTGGTTTTGGCTTTGTGCAGATTGATGGCAAGCAACGTCGAATACCGCAGCTTGGCCGCGTTATCATTGGTGATGAAGTTGAAATTGGTGCAAATACAACAGTTGATCGTGGGGCGTTGAATGACACTATCATTGGTGCGCAAACCAAGATCGACAATCTTGTACAGATCGGCCACAACTGCCGGATAGGGGCACGATGTGCTATCGCCTCTCAAACTGGCATATCCGGCAGTACAAGCCTTGGCGACGACGTGATGATTGGTGGACAGGTAGGATTGGCCGACCACTTGTCTATTGGTGATGGTGTTGTCATTGTTGGTCGTGCCGGTTTGATGAAAGACATACCCGCTGGTGAGAAATGGGGGGGATACCCTGCAAAGCCAGCGCGGCAATGGTTCAAGGAAGTTGCCGCTGTAAGCAAACTTGCCGGCACCGGTAAAAAATAAACAAGAGAAAAGATTGATGAGCGATATTGAGCAAAAGGATTATCTGGACCCTCTCGACATTCTTGCCTTGATGGAACTGCTGCCGCATCGCTACCCGATGCTGATGGTCGACAAAATCATCAACATTACACCAGATAATGGGGCAACAGGTATCAAGAACGTTTCAATAAACGAACCTTATTTTCAGGGGCATTTCCCCGGTAAACCCGTGATGCCGGGCGTCTTGATCATTGAATCAATGGCGCAGACTGCTGCAGCTTATACGGCGTATGCTGAGAAACTGGACACAAAAGGTAAAGTGGTCCTTTTTATGGGACTGGATAAAGTCAAATTCCGGCGCCCGGTTGTACCTGGTGACCAGTTGGAAATACATGTCAAAACCTCACAGAAAAGACCACCCGTCTGGAAATATGAGAGTAAAGCTATCGTTGATGGCAAAGTGGTCGCCGAAGCAAATTATGCCGCTATGCTGGCAGATCCCGGAGGCATTTGACCATGGCAGACACAGTCATCCATCCGACGGCAATAATTGAGGACGGGGCCAGTCTGGGAACAGGTGTAAGGGTGGGGCCCTTCTGTCATATCGGCAGTAAGGCCGTTCTGGAGGATGATGTCATTCTCAAGAGCCATGTTGTTATTGACGGAAATACGATAATAGGTGAGCGGACTAATATCGCCCCCTTTGCCTCACTTGGCAGCGCACCACAGCATCTTGGCTACAAGGGTGAGGATACAAAACTCATCATAGGACAGGACAATAATATCCGTGAATATGTTACCATGAACCCCGGCACCGTTAGTGGGCGTGGCCAGACTGTGGTGGGTAATGGTTGTCTTTTCATGGCCTCTACTCATGTCGCCCATGACTGCATCGTGGGCAATAACGTTATCATGGCAAATAACGCTACCCTGGGCGGGCATGTTTCGGTGCAGGATTTTGTCTTCATGGGCGGCATGTCAGCCGTGCACCAATATTGCCGTGTAGGCATATATGCTTTTGTTGGCGCGGCCGCACTCGTGACGACAGACGTTATACCATATGGGTCTGTGATCGGAAATCATGCGCGCCTCGAAGGATTGAATATCGTTGGTATGAAGCGTCGCAATACGCCGCGCGCGGTGATTCACAAGATACGATCTGCTTACAGACTTCTTTTTGCGCAAGAGGGCACATTACAGGAGCGCATTGAAGACGTGTCAGAAATGTTCAGTGACAGCGAAGAAGTATCCAGAATAATCAGCTTTATAAAAGCTGAAAGTTCTCGCCCTCTGTGCACACCGAAAGCCTGACATATGCAACGCTGGACCAGATTGGGAATTATTGCCGGGGGTGGTCAGCTACCCTTAAAGCTGGCCCAGACCTGCAAGGCCGCCGGAAAACCATACTTCGTTATCCGACTCAAGGGGTATGCCGACGATTCGCTCGCTGGTTTCGATGGTGAAGAATGTGGTATTGCCGAATTGGGAAAGACCATACGATTACTCAAGCAGGAATCCTGCGATGCGATTGTTATGGCAGGCCTTGTACCAAGGCCAAATTTTTCGGTGTTGAAACCTGATTGGCGCGGTGCCGCATTGCTCCCCAAAGCCTTATCCGCTGCGCGCAAGGGCGATGGCGCCATTTTGAATGTACTCGTTGACACCTTTGAAGCAGAAGGCTTTCTGGTCATTGGTGCTGAAGAAGTAGCAGAGGATTTGCTCGCCCCATCAGGGCATCTGGGCAGTGTTCAGCCGACAGTTAAAGACAAATCTGATATGCGAAAAGCGGCGGACGTTATACGCGCTCTCGGGCCATTTGACATCGGGCAGGGAGCCATTGTCAGAAATGGCTTTGTGCTGGCTATTGAAGCTGCCGAGGGAACGGACCAGATGCTACGTCGGTGTGCCAATCTACCCGAAGACATGAAAGGGTATGAGCCTGACGAGACACAGGAGCGACGGGGCGTTCTGCTTAAAAGACCAAAGCCCGGGCAGGAGCTGCGTGTTGACCTGCCAACGATTGGTGTAGAGACGATCAGAGGGGCTGCCGCTGCTGGTTTGGCTGGCATAGCCATCGAGGCGGATGCCGCCTTGATTATGGACCGGCAATCCCTGATTACACTTGCTGACAGGGAAGGGCTTTTCGTGTACGGGTTTAACGAAAGCGACCTTCAAAGCTGAGGCAATTATAAGTGACCAAACCACTTAAAGTCCTGCTGGCCGCAATTGAGCCTTCTGGCGATGCGCTTGGAGCAAGCCTATATAAAGTGCTCAAAAAATCACTGCCTGACGACACGGTATTTTTCGGATGTGGTGGCATGTTGATGGAACAGGAAGGTTTCTCAAGCTCTTTCCCGGTCGATGAGTTTTCCATCATTGGGCTGACAGGTTTCCTCAAGGCAATTCCTGAAGGTGTAAAGAGAGCCCGAGAGATAGGGCAGCTTGCAGCCAGCCTTCAGGCCGATATTGGTATCTATATTGACGGCTGGGCGTTTAGCTGGAGAGCTGCAAGATACACCAAAATGTATTCACCTGATACATTGACGGTCAAATATGCTGCGCCGCAGATATGGGCCTCAAGACCGGGCAGGGTTGAGCGCGTTAAACAGCATTTTGACTCGGTGCTGACATTGCTGCCTTTTGAACCGGCATGG from Parvularcula sp. IMCC14364 encodes the following:
- the lpxA gene encoding acyl-ACP--UDP-N-acetylglucosamine O-acyltransferase, with amino-acid sequence MADTVIHPTAIIEDGASLGTGVRVGPFCHIGSKAVLEDDVILKSHVVIDGNTIIGERTNIAPFASLGSAPQHLGYKGEDTKLIIGQDNNIREYVTMNPGTVSGRGQTVVGNGCLFMASTHVAHDCIVGNNVIMANNATLGGHVSVQDFVFMGGMSAVHQYCRVGIYAFVGAAALVTTDVIPYGSVIGNHARLEGLNIVGMKRRNTPRAVIHKIRSAYRLLFAQEGTLQERIEDVSEMFSDSEEVSRIISFIKAESSRPLCTPKA
- a CDS encoding LpxI family protein; this encodes MQRWTRLGIIAGGGQLPLKLAQTCKAAGKPYFVIRLKGYADDSLAGFDGEECGIAELGKTIRLLKQESCDAIVMAGLVPRPNFSVLKPDWRGAALLPKALSAARKGDGAILNVLVDTFEAEGFLVIGAEEVAEDLLAPSGHLGSVQPTVKDKSDMRKAADVIRALGPFDIGQGAIVRNGFVLAIEAAEGTDQMLRRCANLPEDMKGYEPDETQERRGVLLKRPKPGQELRVDLPTIGVETIRGAAAAGLAGIAIEADAALIMDRQSLITLADREGLFVYGFNESDLQS
- the fabZ gene encoding 3-hydroxyacyl-ACP dehydratase FabZ, with the protein product MSDIEQKDYLDPLDILALMELLPHRYPMLMVDKIINITPDNGATGIKNVSINEPYFQGHFPGKPVMPGVLIIESMAQTAAAYTAYAEKLDTKGKVVLFMGLDKVKFRRPVVPGDQLEIHVKTSQKRPPVWKYESKAIVDGKVVAEANYAAMLADPGGI
- the lpxD gene encoding UDP-3-O-(3-hydroxymyristoyl)glucosamine N-acyltransferase, translating into MIDSRFFQSASPLSIAELQQLLGKKAVATGAQAYVSHVADFSDNDLEGAVIFITDAKYLSEKPKSLPSVCLISPKVAAKANLSTDLPGVTILETPNPRADFATIAIALHKSIAEEVGYGDRKDAIIDDSANIDPSVIIGAGANIAADVTICANSVIGPGVSIGPGSIIGANVSITHARLGSHTRISSGARIGEAGFGFVQIDGKQRRIPQLGRVIIGDEVEIGANTTVDRGALNDTIIGAQTKIDNLVQIGHNCRIGARCAIASQTGISGSTSLGDDVMIGGQVGLADHLSIGDGVVIVGRAGLMKDIPAGEKWGGYPAKPARQWFKEVAAVSKLAGTGKK